In Victivallis lenta, the following proteins share a genomic window:
- a CDS encoding helix-turn-helix domain-containing protein, which produces MEDLRNGLLPGRKKEEEPGLFAAEPDQAAEQRQRRNAEPEEPELPPGPIDSEIREVPGAPAKKNTFCRVAGDGSFGSCLAELRQRHNYTIRQLAEETKIREIYLEALEAEDYRNLPQLVYVMGYIRKLCALYGVGKEDADALTAGLRERLQYELPEDISKTVVDHEVSEENERKLRQLILLISGAAVLIVLALVVGGVLILMGLRSSESASSPADPFNENLLVDLQPKPKLEVQELK; this is translated from the coding sequence ATGGAAGACCTGAGAAACGGGCTGCTGCCCGGCCGGAAGAAGGAAGAAGAGCCCGGACTGTTCGCCGCGGAGCCGGATCAGGCGGCGGAACAGCGGCAGCGGCGGAATGCGGAGCCGGAAGAGCCGGAGCTGCCGCCCGGCCCGATCGACTCCGAAATCCGTGAAGTGCCCGGCGCTCCCGCGAAGAAGAATACGTTCTGCCGGGTGGCCGGGGACGGTTCGTTCGGAAGCTGTCTTGCCGAATTGCGGCAGCGCCACAATTATACGATCCGGCAGCTGGCCGAGGAGACCAAGATCCGTGAAATTTATCTTGAGGCGCTTGAGGCGGAGGACTACCGGAATCTGCCGCAGCTGGTCTATGTGATGGGTTACATCCGCAAGCTTTGCGCGCTCTACGGCGTCGGCAAGGAGGATGCGGACGCCCTGACCGCCGGGCTGCGCGAGCGGCTGCAGTACGAACTGCCCGAAGATATTTCCAAAACGGTGGTGGACCATGAGGTCAGCGAGGAGAACGAGCGTAAGCTGCGGCAGCTGATTCTTTTGATTTCAGGGGCGGCGGTCCTGATCGTGCTGGCGCTTGTGGTCGGCGGCGTGCTGATTCTGATGGGGTTGCGGAGCAGCGAATCCGCCTCTTCCCCTGCGGACCCGTTTAATGAAAATCTGCTGGTTGACCTCCAGCCGAAGCCGAAGCTTGAAGTCCAGGAATTGAAGTGA
- a CDS encoding LacI family DNA-binding transcriptional regulator, with the protein MAAETRVKNSASTSGVLAQVASRARVSTGTVSRVFNNSSLIPSETRSRVLSAARELGFRPRVGVRSKQIAIVTEPPHRTVMGGYVNTLTQHICYALSRVDAGITMITEDRIGNLADCWFDGVIGIAWEDRTIEILKKIHNIPMVWFSDNQSSWCHTVFTNCYENGKLAGQYLLGKGHRRIAVIHDPDYTGCGRAEGIRIAIREGGFEQDGFLLALSSSEPLHLSVKRLIDNGCTAVWVPGEDMRALEVNWLLQELSGKRVPEDISLLGSENPGISEFQRPSLSTISIPLHDMAEIAVDLVMEGECKILRKVEIPAKLIERNSVMSLK; encoded by the coding sequence ATGGCTGCTGAAACGAGAGTAAAAAACAGTGCATCGACCTCCGGCGTGCTGGCGCAGGTGGCATCGAGAGCGCGGGTTTCCACCGGGACGGTGAGCCGCGTATTCAATAACAGTTCGCTGATTCCTTCCGAAACGCGCAGTCGGGTGCTTTCCGCGGCGCGCGAACTCGGCTTCCGCCCCCGCGTCGGCGTGCGCAGCAAGCAGATCGCGATCGTCACCGAGCCGCCGCACCGGACGGTCATGGGCGGCTACGTCAATACGCTGACGCAGCATATCTGCTACGCGCTCTCCCGCGTGGACGCCGGAATCACCATGATCACCGAAGACCGGATCGGCAATCTGGCCGACTGCTGGTTCGACGGCGTCATCGGCATCGCCTGGGAGGACCGGACGATCGAAATTCTGAAGAAGATCCACAACATTCCGATGGTCTGGTTCAGCGACAATCAATCCTCCTGGTGCCACACGGTTTTCACGAACTGTTACGAGAACGGCAAGCTCGCCGGCCAGTATCTGCTCGGCAAGGGGCATCGCCGGATCGCCGTCATCCACGACCCGGATTACACCGGCTGCGGCCGCGCCGAAGGCATCCGGATCGCGATCAGAGAGGGCGGCTTCGAACAGGACGGCTTCCTGCTCGCGCTGTCGAGCAGCGAACCGCTGCACCTCTCCGTCAAGCGGCTGATCGACAACGGCTGCACCGCGGTCTGGGTTCCGGGCGAAGACATGCGCGCGCTCGAAGTGAACTGGCTGCTGCAGGAGCTCTCCGGCAAGCGTGTGCCGGAAGACATCTCGCTGCTCGGCTCCGAAAATCCCGGCATCTCCGAATTCCAGCGGCCGTCGCTGAGTACGATATCCATTCCGCTGCACGACATGGCCGAGATCGCGGTTGACCTGGTCATGGAGGGCGAGTGCAAGATTCTGAGGAAAGTTGAAATACCGGCAAAACTGATTGAACGCAATTCCGTGATGTCCCTGAAGTAA
- the accB gene encoding acetyl-CoA carboxylase biotin carboxyl carrier protein, producing MKIEEIKTIVKLMSEHDLTEFKIEAEECNLCIRRGCSSPAPVVTQIAAPMPAAPAVAAAAPAPAAAAEAPKAAPAETIDSPLVGTFYRAPSPEAQPYAKIGDRVSADTVVGIIEAMKVLNEIKAEKSGVIKEILVENGQPVEYGEALFVIE from the coding sequence ATGAAAATCGAAGAAATCAAGACGATAGTGAAGCTGATGAGCGAGCATGATCTGACCGAGTTCAAGATCGAGGCCGAGGAGTGCAATCTCTGCATCCGCCGCGGCTGCAGCTCGCCGGCGCCGGTGGTGACGCAGATTGCGGCTCCGATGCCGGCCGCTCCGGCCGTCGCGGCGGCGGCGCCGGCACCGGCCGCGGCTGCGGAGGCGCCGAAGGCCGCTCCGGCCGAGACGATCGACTCTCCGCTGGTCGGCACCTTCTACCGTGCGCCCTCCCCGGAAGCGCAGCCCTACGCGAAGATCGGCGACAGGGTTTCCGCCGACACGGTGGTCGGCATTATCGAAGCGATGAAGGTCCTGAACGAGATCAAGGCCGAGAAGAGCGGCGTCATCAAGGAAATCCTCGTCGAGAACGGTCAGCCGGTCGAGTACGGGGAAGCGCTGTTCGTAATCGAATAA
- the accC gene encoding acetyl-CoA carboxylase biotin carboxylase subunit, which translates to MFNKILIANRGEIALRIIRACRELGIRTVAVYSQADADSLPVRMADEAVCIGPAASSQSYLLIDRILSVAAICDVDAIHPGYGFLSENAYFAEACRKHGITFIGPTPEAMRALGDKAVARDTMKKAGVPTTPGSDGILLSEQEALKMAHQLKYPVIIKAVAGGGGRGMRIARNDASLVQGYHAARSEAESAFANGALYMEKYLENPRHIEIQILADNYGNVIHLGERDCSVQRRNQKLIEEAPSPALSPRLRERIGAAAVKAAKAAGYTSAGTIEFLYTEDGNFYFMEMNTRIQVEHPVTEAVTRLDLIKEQIRIAAGERLSVRQKDVQFQGHAIECRINAEDPFNNFTPSPGRLELFIPAGGPNVRVDSHAYSGYRIPTYYDSMIGKLIVWGRTREDALSTMRRALDEMTIEGVKTTIPFQKQIVSHKSFNEGKYDTGFVERFMQESSAKHKEDGK; encoded by the coding sequence ATGTTCAATAAGATTCTGATAGCCAACCGCGGCGAAATCGCGCTGCGCATCATCCGGGCCTGCCGGGAACTCGGCATCCGGACGGTCGCGGTCTATTCGCAGGCGGATGCCGACAGCCTTCCGGTGCGGATGGCCGACGAAGCGGTCTGCATCGGCCCGGCCGCTTCGAGCCAGAGTTATCTGCTGATCGACCGGATTCTGTCGGTCGCCGCGATCTGCGACGTCGATGCGATTCACCCCGGCTACGGCTTTCTTTCTGAGAACGCCTATTTCGCCGAGGCGTGCCGCAAGCACGGCATCACCTTCATCGGGCCGACGCCCGAGGCGATGCGCGCGCTCGGCGACAAGGCGGTCGCCCGCGACACGATGAAGAAGGCCGGGGTCCCGACCACGCCGGGCAGCGACGGCATTCTGCTTTCGGAGCAGGAGGCGCTCAAAATGGCCCACCAGCTCAAATATCCGGTCATCATCAAGGCCGTGGCGGGCGGCGGCGGGCGCGGCATGCGCATTGCGCGCAACGATGCGAGTCTGGTCCAGGGATATCACGCCGCGCGTTCGGAGGCCGAGAGCGCTTTTGCGAACGGCGCGCTCTACATGGAGAAATACCTCGAAAATCCGCGCCATATCGAAATTCAGATTCTCGCCGACAATTACGGCAATGTGATCCATCTCGGCGAGCGCGACTGCAGCGTGCAGCGGCGCAACCAGAAGCTGATCGAGGAAGCGCCGTCGCCGGCGCTGTCGCCGCGGCTCCGCGAGCGGATCGGCGCGGCGGCGGTCAAGGCGGCCAAGGCGGCCGGCTACACGAGCGCCGGAACGATCGAGTTTCTCTACACCGAGGACGGCAATTTCTATTTCATGGAGATGAATACGCGCATTCAGGTCGAGCACCCGGTAACCGAGGCGGTGACCCGCCTTGACCTGATCAAAGAGCAGATCCGGATCGCCGCTGGCGAACGGCTGAGCGTCCGCCAGAAGGATGTCCAGTTCCAGGGGCATGCGATCGAGTGCCGGATCAATGCGGAGGACCCGTTCAACAACTTCACGCCGAGCCCGGGGCGTCTCGAGCTGTTCATTCCGGCCGGCGGCCCGAATGTGCGGGTCGATTCGCATGCGTATTCGGGGTATCGGATTCCGACCTATTACGACAGCATGATCGGCAAGCTGATCGTCTGGGGAAGGACGCGCGAGGACGCGCTTTCGACCATGCGCCGCGCGCTTGACGAAATGACGATCGAGGGCGTCAAGACCACGATCCCGTTCCAGAAGCAGATCGTTTCCCACAAGAGTTTCAACGAAGGGAAGTACGATACCGGATTTGTCGAACGCTTCATGCAGGAGAGTTCGGCCAAGCACAAGGAGGACGGAAAATGA
- a CDS encoding prepilin-type N-terminal cleavage/methylation domain-containing protein, with protein sequence MKKTFTLIELLVVIAIIAILASMLLPALQQARERGRTANCTSNLKGISQMAMLYTNDNNDYLVPAQPRWGGDTWIAAFYDWYNINDKAMFCPSVADSLPWKKYRDNPPAGTKLNMIYTYGIHYYATGEHHRGDAKYNQARKISTLLGKGARLAQLIHFGDCEPDMNLSKGLQNMTGMIQPGAYWGQGKMDTWYPVALRHNGNANYAMFDGHVTSLSRTKTEENSRNIWKPYYAWNTWYLPR encoded by the coding sequence ATGAAAAAAACATTCACCTTGATCGAGCTCCTTGTCGTCATCGCGATCATCGCGATTCTCGCTTCGATGCTGCTGCCCGCGCTTCAGCAGGCGCGGGAACGCGGCCGGACGGCCAACTGCACCTCGAACCTCAAGGGCATCAGCCAGATGGCCATGCTCTACACAAATGATAATAACGATTATCTGGTGCCGGCCCAGCCGCGCTGGGGCGGTGACACCTGGATCGCGGCGTTTTACGACTGGTACAACATCAATGACAAAGCCATGTTCTGTCCGAGCGTCGCGGACAGCCTGCCGTGGAAAAAATATCGTGACAATCCGCCGGCGGGTACAAAGCTGAATATGATTTACACTTACGGCATTCATTACTATGCAACCGGTGAACATCACAGAGGTGATGCAAAATATAATCAGGCACGTAAAATTTCAACCCTGCTTGGAAAAGGAGCCCGGCTCGCACAATTGATCCACTTTGGTGATTGTGAGCCTGATATGAATTTGAGTAAAGGTCTTCAGAACATGACCGGGATGATCCAGCCGGGCGCTTACTGGGGACAGGGGAAAATGGATACCTGGTATCCGGTTGCTCTCCGTCACAACGGAAACGCGAATTATGCCATGTTCGACGGCCATGTCACATCGCTTTCGCGGACCAAGACGGAAGAGAATTCCAGAAATATCTGGAAGCCCTATTATGCTTGGAATACTTGGTATCTTCCCCGTTAA
- a CDS encoding prepilin-type N-terminal cleavage/methylation domain-containing protein, with amino-acid sequence MKKTFTLIELLVVIAIIAILAAMLLPALNQARTRAKSADCIARSKQLGYANIMYAGDNQDFIAYSTLGSDGASQLFANSKQSIPQLLEKYLGKTSWRNGGKNEEPDKLWECPLIPRYSGTSWTTSFYCSKWLNGYLYLTKNAQSSRKLTRVVDVSKKILLMDTLDTEKGNISMQLYFRPKANDAANSSFSPATRLGAHGRTNGALFADGHAAGIARSYWINGSNNGPNNSAFNAHEPYQQGITGSLPN; translated from the coding sequence ATGAAGAAAACGTTTACCTTGATCGAGCTTCTGGTTGTCATCGCAATTATCGCCATCCTTGCGGCCATGCTGCTGCCGGCGCTGAATCAGGCGCGGACCAGGGCGAAAAGCGCCGACTGCATCGCCCGTTCCAAACAGCTCGGATACGCCAACATCATGTACGCCGGGGATAATCAGGACTTCATCGCCTATTCGACGCTGGGCAGCGACGGTGCGTCGCAACTGTTCGCCAACTCGAAGCAGTCGATCCCGCAGCTTCTCGAAAAATACCTCGGCAAAACCTCCTGGCGCAACGGCGGCAAGAACGAAGAGCCGGACAAGCTCTGGGAGTGCCCGCTGATTCCGCGTTACAGCGGAACGAGCTGGACCACCTCGTTTTACTGCAGCAAATGGCTGAACGGTTATCTCTACCTGACCAAAAACGCCCAAAGCAGCCGGAAGCTGACCCGGGTGGTGGACGTGTCGAAGAAGATCCTGCTCATGGATACGCTGGATACGGAGAAGGGCAACATCAGCATGCAGCTCTATTTCCGCCCGAAAGCGAACGACGCGGCGAACAGCAGCTTTTCGCCGGCAACCCGTCTCGGCGCCCACGGCAGGACGAACGGCGCGCTCTTCGCGGACGGCCACGCCGCCGGAATCGCCCGCTCCTACTGGATCAACGGCTCGAACAACGGCCCGAACAACAGCGCCTTCAACGCGCACGAACCCTACCAGCAGGGAATCACCGGCTCGCTGCCGAACTGA
- a CDS encoding Asp23/Gls24 family envelope stress response protein, whose translation MKAAANSKKAEAPQVENTTAALEGSELGEVKVHENVIASLVRRAALSVEGVSRLAGSTLVDNIAEIVGSRRMQSRAITIEMADNNRVSIEIKLILKADFNIPEVAAQVQKAVIERVEKVTGMTVTKVGVLVQDIDEVTPPEEEPDDENAEIDSIPMN comes from the coding sequence ATGAAGGCAGCAGCGAACAGCAAGAAGGCAGAGGCTCCGCAGGTCGAGAACACGACGGCGGCGCTGGAGGGTTCCGAACTCGGTGAAGTGAAGGTTCATGAGAACGTGATCGCTTCGCTGGTGCGCCGTGCGGCGCTGTCGGTCGAAGGGGTTTCGCGCCTCGCCGGCAGCACGCTGGTGGACAACATCGCGGAAATCGTCGGCAGCCGCCGCATGCAGTCGCGGGCGATTACGATCGAGATGGCGGACAACAACCGTGTTTCGATTGAGATCAAGCTGATCCTGAAAGCCGACTTCAACATTCCCGAAGTTGCGGCGCAGGTGCAGAAGGCTGTGATCGAGCGGGTCGAGAAGGTGACCGGCATGACCGTGACCAAGGTCGGCGTTCTGGTTCAGGACATCGACGAAGTGACGCCGCCGGAAGAGGAGCCGGACGACGAGAATGCGGAGATCGATTCGATCCCGATGAATTGA
- the aroQ gene encoding type II 3-dehydroquinate dehydratase, whose product MKILLINGPNLQLLGVREPGIYGNDTLPAIVSRLRTLAEELGCELVDFQSNHEGAIVDRIGAALEEGVDGIVINPAAYTHTSVAIRDAIAAVKLPAVEVHLSNVQAREEFRNHSLTAPVCIGVVAGFGADSYGLALHALFSCLKKRGQK is encoded by the coding sequence ATGAAAATACTGCTGATCAATGGGCCGAACCTGCAGCTCCTGGGCGTCCGGGAGCCGGGGATTTATGGAAATGACACGCTGCCGGCGATCGTGTCGCGTCTCAGGACGCTGGCGGAGGAACTCGGGTGCGAGCTGGTCGACTTCCAGTCCAATCACGAGGGCGCGATCGTTGACCGGATCGGCGCCGCGCTGGAGGAGGGGGTCGACGGCATCGTCATAAATCCGGCCGCCTACACGCACACCTCCGTGGCGATCCGCGATGCGATTGCAGCCGTGAAGCTGCCCGCCGTCGAGGTGCATCTCAGCAATGTGCAGGCCCGCGAAGAGTTCCGCAACCATTCGCTGACCGCGCCGGTCTGCATCGGCGTGGTGGCGGGTTTCGGGGCGGATTCCTACGGTCTTGCGCTGCATGCCCTTTTTTCCTGCTTGAAAAAGCGGGGTCAGAAATAA
- a CDS encoding type II secretion system protein produces the protein MKIEQKSHNIFGIMRRKFTLIELLVVIAIIAILAAMLLPALNQARGRARDTSCLSNMKQIGTLSQMYVDANNGQFPKYNGLLNPGTHCWQGNGKWQDGLYVLQNGGNLTDWKHWDNTKKRPKGIFGCPSQMVLGSNETAGSRHYGMNEKHGNYDPKSWDMPVTKASKVKYPSGRMLYMDIDKVGQWQEQNLSSVASAYSGDGALWRHRNGQGANISYVDGHANMRIRNDIPANNTYDGGKQFWKD, from the coding sequence ATGAAAATCGAACAGAAGTCGCACAACATATTCGGTATTATGCGCCGGAAATTCACCCTGATCGAACTGCTGGTCGTGATTGCGATCATCGCAATTCTCGCCGCGATGCTGCTGCCCGCGCTGAATCAGGCGCGCGGCCGGGCCCGGGATACCTCCTGCCTCTCGAACATGAAGCAGATCGGTACGTTATCGCAGATGTATGTCGATGCAAATAACGGCCAGTTTCCGAAATATAACGGATTATTGAACCCCGGTACTCATTGCTGGCAGGGCAATGGGAAGTGGCAGGATGGGCTTTATGTTCTTCAAAACGGCGGAAACTTAACAGACTGGAAGCATTGGGACAATACTAAAAAACGCCCTAAAGGGATTTTTGGCTGTCCTTCCCAAATGGTATTGGGAAGCAATGAAACTGCCGGTTCCCGCCATTATGGAATGAACGAGAAACATGGCAATTACGATCCGAAATCCTGGGATATGCCGGTGACAAAAGCTTCCAAGGTCAAGTACCCGAGCGGTCGGATGCTGTATATGGATATCGATAAAGTCGGACAGTGGCAGGAGCAGAATCTTTCCAGCGTGGCCAGCGCTTACTCTGGTGACGGCGCGTTGTGGCGGCATCGTAATGGCCAGGGAGCTAATATTTCCTATGTAGATGGTCATGCGAATATGCGAATCAGGAACGATATTCCTGCCAATAATACTTATGACGGCGGCAAACAGTTCTGGAAAGACTGA
- a CDS encoding beta-galactosidase, translated as MRLSRTWISTALVFCTGCLLAGGLELSKDQLEARYRAKVEQTADGILLKSDTAEWDAGLRINPPKGQKFDFSGAEYLAVDVENLSKDRQMRLTMHITSGGKDKASTSHVDLPHREVNTGVGLNPGEKRTMRLYLPHAALFTAPEGGRNIKRPLDTSKINSIEFKMQWPFEPHQVKGLIDCRLSNLRLEGEAETDKKVTGMGDKYFPFIDVYGQYKHGEWPEKIHSDADLTKEHQRELAELAATPAPSTWDRFGGWAEGPQLEATGNFRTEKYNGKWFLVDPEGRLFWSTGIDVLQAHTDATTGRGHEKWFEGKVPADGVMPFTHWNLQKKYGKGRYEDDFYDTMSRRLKAWGINTIGNWSKSNIMLKGEQPYTMQLADFARNFPRLPNVKFYDVFDPAFEAKMGNILRDRAKEDEMTRKSIDDPMCIGYFIDNELQFGRIMEGVMKAKADQPAKQEFIKDLKAKYQKIGDLNKAWETDYKDWKQLADGDTVPKSAGYKKDANEFNAKMIDRYFELCSKGIKSAAPHRLYLGCRFVGFRQSKECQESAAKYCDVVSVNTYHNSVANVDPKSFGGKPILIGEFHFGTYDRGMFSASLCPVGDQQERATSYQRYVQGALVHPNMIGAHWFQFRDQPLTGRWDGEGYQIGFVDVADTPYPEMIKASREVGENMYTYRMNGKLNNSMK; from the coding sequence ATGAGATTAAGCAGAACATGGATTTCGACGGCGCTGGTCTTCTGCACCGGCTGTCTGCTGGCGGGCGGGCTGGAACTTTCGAAGGATCAGCTGGAAGCCCGGTACCGGGCCAAAGTCGAGCAGACCGCCGACGGCATTCTGCTCAAGAGCGACACGGCGGAATGGGATGCCGGACTGCGGATCAACCCGCCGAAAGGGCAGAAGTTCGACTTCTCCGGCGCCGAATATCTCGCGGTGGACGTCGAAAACCTCTCGAAGGACCGCCAGATGCGGCTGACCATGCACATCACGAGCGGCGGCAAAGACAAGGCCAGCACGAGCCACGTCGACCTGCCGCACCGCGAGGTCAACACCGGCGTCGGCCTGAATCCGGGCGAGAAGCGCACGATGCGCCTCTACCTGCCGCACGCGGCGCTTTTCACGGCGCCGGAGGGCGGCAGGAATATCAAACGGCCGCTGGACACGTCGAAAATCAACTCGATTGAATTCAAAATGCAGTGGCCGTTCGAGCCGCACCAGGTCAAGGGGCTGATCGACTGCCGTCTCTCGAACCTCCGGCTCGAAGGCGAGGCGGAGACCGACAAAAAGGTCACCGGCATGGGGGACAAATACTTCCCGTTCATCGATGTCTACGGACAGTACAAGCACGGCGAATGGCCCGAAAAGATCCATTCCGATGCGGATTTGACCAAAGAGCACCAGCGCGAGCTCGCCGAGCTCGCCGCAACTCCGGCACCGTCGACCTGGGACCGTTTCGGCGGCTGGGCTGAGGGCCCGCAGCTTGAGGCGACCGGAAACTTCCGTACCGAGAAATACAACGGCAAATGGTTCCTCGTCGACCCGGAAGGGCGTCTCTTCTGGTCGACCGGCATCGACGTCCTGCAGGCCCATACCGACGCGACGACCGGTCGCGGCCATGAGAAGTGGTTCGAAGGCAAGGTCCCGGCGGACGGCGTGATGCCCTTCACTCACTGGAATCTGCAGAAAAAATACGGCAAGGGCCGTTACGAGGACGATTTTTACGACACCATGTCCAGGCGTCTGAAGGCGTGGGGCATCAATACGATCGGCAACTGGTCCAAAAGCAACATCATGCTGAAGGGCGAACAGCCCTACACGATGCAGCTGGCCGACTTTGCGCGGAACTTCCCGCGGCTGCCGAATGTGAAATTCTACGATGTATTCGACCCCGCGTTCGAGGCTAAGATGGGCAACATCCTGCGGGACCGCGCGAAGGAGGACGAGATGACCCGCAAGTCGATCGACGACCCGATGTGCATCGGTTACTTCATCGACAACGAACTTCAGTTCGGCCGGATCATGGAGGGCGTGATGAAGGCGAAGGCGGATCAGCCCGCCAAGCAGGAGTTCATCAAGGACCTGAAGGCGAAATACCAGAAGATCGGCGATCTCAACAAGGCGTGGGAGACCGACTATAAGGACTGGAAGCAGCTGGCCGACGGGGATACCGTACCGAAGAGCGCCGGTTACAAGAAGGACGCCAATGAATTCAACGCGAAAATGATCGACCGTTACTTCGAACTCTGCAGCAAAGGGATCAAGAGCGCGGCTCCGCACCGGCTCTACCTCGGCTGCCGGTTCGTCGGCTTCCGCCAGTCGAAGGAGTGCCAGGAGAGCGCTGCGAAGTACTGCGATGTGGTCAGCGTCAACACCTACCACAACAGCGTGGCGAACGTCGATCCGAAATCGTTCGGCGGAAAGCCGATCCTGATCGGCGAATTCCACTTCGGGACCTACGATCGCGGCATGTTCTCCGCGAGCCTCTGCCCGGTCGGGGACCAGCAGGAGCGCGCGACCTCCTACCAGCGGTACGTGCAGGGTGCGCTGGTTCACCCGAACATGATCGGAGCACACTGGTTCCAGTTCCGCGACCAGCCGCTGACCGGCCGCTGGGACGGCGAAGGCTACCAGATCGGTTTCGTCGACGTCGCCGACACCCCGTATCCGGAGATGATCAAAGCCTCCCGCGAAGTCGGCGAGAACATGTATACGTACAGAATGAACGGCAAACTCAACAACTCCATGAAATAA
- a CDS encoding Maf family protein: MLILASNSPRRRELLLSLGIPFAVEAADIEEIESLDDPREVPLRNAERKAAAVAARHPHDPVLGADTVIVFRDAVIGKPRDEADALRILLSLAGKTHEVVTGLALLRCADGFRRIWRETTRVTFKPFGRETAERYLSLVSVLDKAGAYAIQESGEFLVESVDGSIENVIGLPLERLQEELMRLND; this comes from the coding sequence ATGCTGATTCTGGCCTCTAATTCGCCGCGCCGCCGGGAGCTCCTGCTGTCGCTCGGAATCCCGTTCGCGGTGGAAGCCGCCGATATTGAGGAGATCGAATCGCTCGACGATCCGCGCGAGGTGCCGTTGCGCAATGCGGAGCGCAAGGCGGCGGCAGTCGCCGCCCGCCATCCGCACGACCCGGTTCTCGGTGCGGATACGGTCATCGTATTCCGCGATGCGGTCATCGGCAAGCCGCGGGACGAGGCCGACGCATTGCGCATTCTGCTCTCGCTTGCAGGCAAGACGCACGAGGTAGTCACCGGCCTTGCGTTGCTGCGCTGCGCGGACGGTTTCCGGCGAATCTGGCGTGAAACGACTCGCGTCACCTTCAAGCCGTTCGGCCGGGAGACGGCGGAGCGTTATCTGTCGCTTGTCTCCGTGCTCGACAAGGCCGGAGCCTACGCGATTCAGGAATCCGGCGAGTTTCTGGTCGAATCGGTCGACGGTTCCATCGAAAACGTGATCGGCCTGCCGCTCGAACGGCTTCAGGAAGAGCTGATGCGCCTCAACGACTGA